The proteins below come from a single Burkholderia sp. FERM BP-3421 genomic window:
- a CDS encoding DUF4148 domain-containing protein, translating into MLAFGATAHAAPALTPQQCTDYPFVHTTGPVTHAQIVNELAELESVGYDPSAGESDNYPDDIDSAQQRLMAKYRRDCASARPGTVASVAP; encoded by the coding sequence CTGCTCGCGTTCGGCGCCACCGCCCATGCGGCCCCGGCGCTCACGCCGCAGCAATGCACGGACTATCCGTTCGTGCACACGACAGGGCCCGTCACGCACGCGCAGATCGTCAACGAACTGGCGGAACTGGAATCGGTCGGCTACGACCCGTCGGCGGGCGAGTCGGACAACTACCCGGACGACATCGACAGCGCCCAGCAACGGCTGATGGCGAAGTATCGGCGCGACTGCGCGAGCGCGCGGCCGGGAACCGTCGCGTCGGTCGCGCCCTAG